The genomic stretch GGGCCTGGTGGACTTCCTCAACGCCTCGCGCGCCAGTGGCGACATCATTGGCCGCTCGAATGAGTTCCTGATCTTCGCAGGTCTCGTGTACTTCACCATCAGCTTTGCCGCCTCGGTGCTGGTCAAGCGTCTGCAAAAAAGGTTCGCCGTATGATCTCTATCAAGAACATCAACAAGTGGTATGGGGACTTCCAGGTGCTGACCGATTGCAGCACCGAGGTCAAAAAGGGTGAAGTGATCGTGGTCTGCGGTCCGTCCGGTTCGGGCAAGTCGACCCTGATCAAGTGCGTCAACGCGCTGGAGCCGTTCCAGAAAGGCGACATCGTGGTCGACGGCACGTCGATTGCCGACCCGAAGACCAACCTGCCGAAACTGCGCTCGCGCGTCGGCATGGTGTTCCAGCATTTCGAACTGTTCCCGCACCTGACCATCACCGAAAACCTGACCATCGCGCAGATCAAGGTGCTGGGCCGCAGCAAGGAAGAAGCGACCAAGAAAGGTCTGCAACTGCTTGATCGCGTCGGTCTGGCTGCCCATGCCCACAAGCACCCGGGCCAACTGTCCGGCGGTCAACAACAGCGTGTGGCGATTGCCCGTGCGCTGGCGATGGACCCGATCGTCATGCTGTTCGACGAACCGACCTCGGCGCTGGACCCGGAAATGGTCAACGAAGTGCTCGACGTGATGGTGCAACTGGCCCACGAAGGCATGACCATGATGTGCGTGACCCACGAAATGGGCTTCGCCCGCAAAGTGGCCGACCGGGTGATCTTCATGGATGCCGGCAAGATCATCGAAGACTGCAAGAAAGAAGAGTTCTTCGGCGACATCAGCCAACGCTCCGAACGCGCGCAGCATTTCCTCGAGAAAATCC from Pseudomonas allokribbensis encodes the following:
- a CDS encoding amino acid ABC transporter ATP-binding protein produces the protein MISIKNINKWYGDFQVLTDCSTEVKKGEVIVVCGPSGSGKSTLIKCVNALEPFQKGDIVVDGTSIADPKTNLPKLRSRVGMVFQHFELFPHLTITENLTIAQIKVLGRSKEEATKKGLQLLDRVGLAAHAHKHPGQLSGGQQQRVAIARALAMDPIVMLFDEPTSALDPEMVNEVLDVMVQLAHEGMTMMCVTHEMGFARKVADRVIFMDAGKIIEDCKKEEFFGDISQRSERAQHFLEKILQH